One Brassica napus cultivar Da-Ae chromosome C4, Da-Ae, whole genome shotgun sequence genomic region harbors:
- the LOC106420867 gene encoding bifunctional dTDP-4-dehydrorhamnose 3,5-epimerase/dTDP-4-dehydrorhamnose reductase-like: MPISSDQSTQETSSPRLLGMRKLLTSQTRVTILDELLPLSIEIAKRNLIGIYNFTNPDVVSPNEILEMYREYNEEQAKVIVAPRSNNDLDAAKLKTEFPKMLSIQESLIKFVFEPNKKTEVKV, from the coding sequence ATGCCCATCTCTTCTGATCAATCAACCCAAGAAACTTCATCGCCAAGATTGTTAGGTATGAGAAAGTTGTTGACATCCCAAACTCGAGTGACCATCCTTGACGAGCTCCTTCCATTATCGATTGAGATAGCAAAGAGGAACTTGATCGGGATCTACAATTTCACAAACCCGGATGTGGTGAGCCCCAACGAGATCTTGGAGATGTACAGAGAGTACAATGAGGAACAAGCTAAAGTGATTGTGGCTCCGAGGAGTAACAACGACCTTGATGCGGCTAAGTTAAAGACTGAGTTCCCTAAGATGTTGTCTATCCAAGAATCTCTGATCAAGTTCGTGTTTGAGCCGAACAAGAAGACCGAAGTTAAAGTTTAA
- the LOC106420995 gene encoding DNA-directed RNA polymerase IV subunit 1: MEEECEELQVPMGTLKSIRFSISNNKDRKNMAVMDVEAANQVTDSRLGLPNPDSICRSCGSKDRKVCEGHFGVINLKYPVINPYFLKEIATLLNKICPGCKYMRKKQSQSTEDRPERCRYCTSNTGYPLMKFRVTTKEVFRRSGIVCEVSDDNLFKLSKRGLSSLPPDYWEFLPKDSNIDESCLKPSRRILTHAQVYALLCGIDERLIRKDIPMFDSLPLTSFPVTPNGHRVSEMVNQFTGARLVFDERTRIYKKLVGFEGNGLELSARVIECMQYSRLFSENMSPSQESANPYQKKSDTPKLCGLRFMKDVLLGKRSDHTFRTVVVGDPSLKLNEIGIPRRIAERLQVSENLNDWNRERLVTSCFHKLLERGETHVRRGGSLVAIRVIDDLQTGDSILRTLKDGDTVLMNRPPSIHQHSLIAMSVKVLPTTSVVSLNPICCLPFRGDFDGDCFHGYVPQSIQAKVELDELVALDKQLVNRQNGRNLLSLGQDSLTAAYLVNVETNCFLNRAQMQQLQMYCPFELPPPAIIKASSSEPQWTGMQIFGMLLPPGFEYTCPLNDVVVSNGELLSSSDGSAWLRDGEGNFIQGLLKEHKEKVLDIMYSTQEMFSQELQMRGLSVSLTDLYLASDPESRRNLTEEISYGLQEAEQVCNKQQLMVESRRDFLAGNVEDLSADFDRFCYERQRSATLSKLAVSAFKDAYRDVQSLAYRYGDHSNSFLIMSKAGSKGNIGKLAQHSMCVGLQNSSVALSFGFPRKLTCASWNDPNSPLRGAKREDQTGHESFVPFGVIENSFLTGLNPLESFVHSVTSRDSSFSGNADIPGALNRKLMFFMRDIYAAYDGTVRNSFGNHLVQFRYETDDAEEDMAGEAVGSLSACALTEAAYSALDQPISLLETSPLLNLKNVLECGSKKGLKEQTMSLYLSETLSKKKHGFEYGALDIKSHLEKLSFSEIVSTSMIIFCPRTNTKMPMSSWVCHFHISKKVLKQKQLDVGSVVSSLNKQYANRKKELKLDVIDLEIQSTNHCSWDDKSMEDDRFCITVTVLETSTHGSLELDAIRLVLIPFLLDSPVKGYLEIKKVEILWVDRPKAPIRNKKHMGGELFVKVTMHGVRGKKNIWSALLETCLPIMDMIDWTRSHPDNIRQCCSVYGIDAGRSIFLADLESAVSDTGKGMLREHLLLVADCLSVTGEFVALNPKGWSKQRQAESTPAPFTQACFSSPSQCFLKAAKEGVTDELQGSIDALAWGKVPSFGTGDQFEIIISPKDHGFSSTPVDVYEFLSSTATLPKRKASSLPKSDKFTLQPFPLLDTALSKAVKTLDGKGLTRSQLRMIFTWDDIEKLSRSLKRILYNYEIDATLNERDERLLMMALLFHPNRDEKIGPGFQGIKVANSKHGNARCFEVVRTDGTTEDFSYHKCVLGATEIIAPKRVNFYKAKYLRNGTVQAGTI, from the exons ATGGAAGAAGAATGCGAGGAGCTTCAGGTGCCCATGGGGACTCTAAAGTCCATAAGGTTTAGCATTTCGAATAACAAAGACCGA aaaaacatgGCTGTCATGGATGTTGAAGCTGCAAATCAGGTTACTGATTCCCGGTTAGGGCTCCCCAATCCAGATTCTATATGCAGATCATGTGGCAGCAAAGATAGAAAAGTTTGCGAAG GGCATTTTGGGGTTATTAACCTCAAGTACCCAGTAATCAACCCTTATTTCCTTAAGGAGATAGCTACACTATTGAACAAGATCTGCCCTGGATGTAAATACATGCGGAAAAAACAGTCTCAG AGTACTGAAGACCGGCCTGAGAGATGTAGATATTGCACT TCAAATACAGGTTACCCTCTGATGAAGTTTCGGGTAACGACGAAAGAAGTGTTTAGGAGATCCGGAATTGTCTGTGAAGTGAGTGACGACAATCTGTTCAAACTCAGTAAACGGGGACTATCATCACTACCTCCAGATTATTGGGAGTTTCTGCCTAAAGACTCTAACATCGACGAAAGCTGTTTGAAACCAAGCAGGCGGATTCTAACTCATGCACAG GTTTATGCATTGTTGTGTGGGATTGATGAGAGACTCATCAGGAAGGATATTCCCATGTTTGACTCTCTTCCTCTGACATCTTTTCCAGTTACGCCAAACGGTCATCGTGTATCCGAAATGGTCAATCAGTTCACCGGGGCTCGACTAGTTTTT GATGAACGGACTCGTATCTACAAGAAACTAGTTGGCTTTGAAGGAAATGGTCTTGAGCTGAGTGCTCGTGTGATCGAATGCATGCAGTATTCAAGA CTCTTTTCAGAAAACATGTCACCGAGTCAAGAATCTGCAAACCCTTACCAGAAGAAGTCAGACACTCCCAAACTGTGCGGTCTAAGATTCATGAAAGATGTGCTGCTTGGTAAAAGAAGCGACCACACGTTCAGGACAGTAGTTGTGGGCGACCCTTCTCTCAAGCTTAACGAGATCGGTATACCTCGGAGGATCGCTGAGAGGCTTCAAGTATCAGAGAATCTCAACGACTGGAACAGAGAACGCCTCGTCACTTCCTGTTTCCACAAGCTCCTCGAGAGAGGAGAGACTCACGTGAGAAGAGGAGGTAGCTTAGTAGCTATCCGCGTCATCGACGATCTCCAAACAGGAGACAGCATTTTGCGGACGTTGAAAGATGGAGACACTGTGTTGATGAACAGACCGCCTTCGATTCATCAGCACTCGCTTATCGCAATGTCTGTCAAAGTCCTCCCTACTACTTCCGTTGTCTCCCTGAACCCTATCTGCTGTTTGCCCTTTCGCGGCGACTTCGATGGAGATTGTTTTCACGGGTACGTTCCACAGTCGATCCAAGCCAAGGTTGAGCTCGACGAGCTTGTGGCTTTGGACAAGCAGCTTGTTAACAGACAGAATGGTCGTAACTTGCTTTCGTTAGGACAGGACAGCTTGACAGCGGCTTATCTTGTTAACGTCGAGACAAACTGTTTTCTGAACCGAGCTCAGATGCAGCAGCTTCAGATGTACTGTCCCTTTGAGCTTCCTCCGCCTGCGATTATCAAAGCTTCGAGTAGTGAGCCGCAATGGACGGGGATGCAGATCTTTGGGATGCTTCTGCCGCCAGGGTTTGAGTATACTTGCCCTCTGAACGATGTGGTTGTAAGCAACGGAGAGCTTTTGTCTTCCTCTGATGGGTCTGCTTGGTTACGTGACGGCGAAGGAAACTTCATCCAGGGTTTGCTGAAGGAACATAAAGAGAAAGTGCTTGACATCATGTACTCCACTCAAGAAATGTTCTCTCAGGAGTTGCAGATGAGAGGACTGAGTGTTTCTTTAACGGATCTGTACTTGGCCTCTGATCCGGAGTCTCGGAGAAACTTGACAGAGGAGATTAGTTACGGATTGCAAGAAGCTGAACAAGTCTGCAACAAGCAGCAGCTTATGGTCGAGTCACGTAGAGACTTCCTCGCGGGTAATGTAGAAGATTTGTCTGCAGATTTTGACCGGTTCTGCTACGAGAGACAGAGATCAGCGACCTTAAGCAAACTTGCGGTTAGTGCATTCAAAGATGCTTACAGAGACGTCCAATCTCTGGCGTATAGGTACGGAGACCACTCTAATTCGTTTCTCATCATGTCCAAAGCTGGTAGCAAAGGGAACATAGGGAAGCTTGCTCAGCACAGTATGTGCGTTGGTCTACAAAACTCTTCAGTCGCGTTGTCCTTCGGGTTCCCACGGAAGCTGACTTGCGCCTCATGGAACGATCCGAACAGTCCGCTTCGCGGGGCAAAGAGAGAAGACCAAACCGGTCATGAGTCGTTTGTCCCGTTCGGTGTCATTGAGAACTCGTTTCTAACGGGTCTGAATCCGTTGGAGTCTTTTGTTCATTCAGTGACGAGCCGGGACAGCTCATTCAGCGGTAACGCTGATATCCCGGGGGCGCTTAACAGGAAACTGATGTTCTTTATGAGGGACATATACGCTGCTTACGACGGGACGGTGAGAAACTCATTCGGGAACCATTTGGTTCAGTTTCGTTATGAGACTGATGATGCAGAAGAAGACATGGCCGGTGAAGCAGTTGGATCACTTTCTGCTTGTGCTCTCACCGAGGCTGCTTACAGCGCGCTTGATCAGCCCATTAGCCTTCTTGAAACTTCGCCTCTTCTGAATCTTAAG AATGTGTTAGAGTGTGGGTCGAAGAAAGGTCTAAAAGAACAGACGATGTCTTTGTATTTGTCTGAAACGCTTTCTAAGAAAAAGCACGGGTTCGAATACGGTGCACTGGACATCAAGAGCCACTTGGAGAAGCTCAGTTTCTCAGAGATTGTTTCAACGTCTATGATAAT ATTCTGTCCGAGGACAAACACAAAGATGCCTATGAGCTCGTGGGTTTGCCATTTTCACATCTCCAAG AAAGTACTGAAGCAGAAACAACTGGATGTCGGATCTGTTGTCTCTTCATTAAACAAGCAGTATGCAAACAGGAAGAAAGAGCTGAAGCTTGATGTAATTGATTTAGAGATACAAAGCAC AAACCACTGTTCTTGGGATGATAAATCAATGGAAGATGATAGATTCTGCATCACAGTTACTGTTCTTGAAACCTCCACACACGGTTCTTTGGAACTTGATGCTATTCGACTTGTCTTGATCCCTTTTCTTCTTGACTCTCCTGTCAAAG GCTACCTAGAGATTAAAAAGGTGGAGATCTTATGGGTTGACAGACCAAAAGCGCCGATAAGGAACAAGAAACATATGGGGGGTGAGCTTTTCGTGAAGGTTACAATGCATGGAGTTCGTGGCAAAAAGAACATCTGGAGCGCTCTTCTTGAAACCTGTCTTCCCATTATGGATATGATCGATTGGACAAGAAGCCATCCTGATAATATCCGACAATGCTGCTCGGTTTATGGAATAGACGCTGGACGTAGCATCTTCCTAGCG GATTTGGAGTCTGCTGTGTCTGATACTGGTAAAGGGATGCTTCGAGAACATCTGCTTCTTGTAGCGGATTGTCTCTCCGTTACCGGGGAGTTTGTGGCATTAAACCCCAAAGGTTGGAGTAAACAAAGACAGGCTGAGTCCACTCCTGCACCTTTTACTCAAGCTTGCTTCTCG AGCCCAAGTCAATGCTTTCTCAAAGCTGCTAAGGAAGGTGTTACAGACGAGCTTCAAGGATCTATCGACGCATTAGCTTGGGGGAAAGTTCCTTCTTTCGGGACTGGAGATCAGTTCGAAATCATCATCTCCCCAAAG GATCATGGGTTTAGTAGTACACCAGTAGACGTGTATGAGTTTCTGAGTAGTACAGCAACGCTTCCAAAGAGAAAGGCAAGCTCCTTGCCCAAATCAGACAAGTTCACGCTCCAGCCGTTCCCCTTGCTCGATACAGCTCTGTCCAAGGCAGTGAAGACACTAGATGGGAAAGGACTCACAAGGTCGCAGCTCAGAATGATCTTTACATGGGACGACATTGAAAAGCTTTCCCGGTCACTGAAACGTATCCTCTACAA TTACGAGATCGATGCTACGTTGAATGAGAGGGATGAAAGACTTTTGATGATGGCTCTTCTCTTTCACCCCAACAGAGATGAGAAGATAGGACCAGGCTTCCAAGGAATCAAG GTGGCTAATTCTAAGCATGGGAATGCTCGTTGCTTTGAGGTGGTGAGAACAGACGGAACAACAGAAGATTTCTCTTACCACAAGTGTGTGTTGGGAGCAACAGAGATCATTGCACCTAAGAGGGTAAACTTCTACAAGGCCAAGTACCTTAGAAACGGTACGGTGCAGGCCGGTACTATCTAG